One part of the Candidatus Omnitrophota bacterium genome encodes these proteins:
- the def gene encoding peptide deformylase — MAILNIIKYPDPCLRKKCRKVEVVNTEIRKLLDDMAMTMYAANGVGLAASQVGMDIRVIVIDTGQELLKLVNPEIIKAEGTSLMEEGCLSLPNTYVKVSRKKKLVVSALDDKGKRCALNVNGGLLAHAFGQEIDHLNGKLIIDYLPFYKKIFSK, encoded by the coding sequence ATGGCTATATTAAATATTATAAAATACCCTGATCCATGTTTGCGTAAAAAATGCCGAAAAGTGGAAGTGGTTAATACCGAGATACGAAAACTGCTTGATGATATGGCCATGACTATGTATGCCGCCAATGGCGTAGGCCTGGCTGCTTCTCAAGTGGGCATGGATATCAGAGTTATTGTTATTGACACGGGCCAGGAGCTCTTGAAGCTGGTAAACCCTGAAATAATAAAAGCTGAAGGAACTTCCCTGATGGAAGAAGGCTGTCTTTCACTGCCCAATACATATGTTAAGGTAAGCAGAAAAAAAAAGCTTGTTGTTTCAGCGCTTGACGACAAAGGCAAGCGATGCGCGTTGAACGTAAACGGCGGCCTTCTTGCTCATGCCTTTGGGCAGGAGATAGACCATCTAAACGGAAAGCTCATAATAGATTACCTGCCGTTTTATAAAAAAATTTTTTCCAAATAA
- a CDS encoding UPF0280 family protein: MPKIYPYNQYQPRIYRNRIASDDLVNFRVAIDETDVFISACQDLSEEAVDIIIGLRSDIKKYIQANNIFATSLKPVLCGKDAPAVIKNMVKASWHCGVGPMASVAGAVAETAGKRLLRLSCQVIVENGGDIFMLSSKSRTIGIYAGPASAFKDKLVIRIEPEDTPCGICTSSATVGHSLSFGKADAVVVVSPSASLADACATALCNKVKSEKDIGSVIRYGKSLKGITGILIVINDKLGAWGNIRLAH; this comes from the coding sequence ATGCCTAAAATATATCCATACAATCAGTATCAGCCTCGCATATATAGGAACAGGATCGCCTCTGACGATCTTGTGAATTTTAGGGTTGCGATAGACGAAACCGATGTTTTTATCAGCGCTTGTCAAGATCTGTCGGAAGAGGCGGTTGACATTATTATTGGGCTTCGCTCGGACATTAAAAAATACATACAGGCTAATAATATATTTGCCACGTCATTAAAACCTGTTTTGTGCGGTAAAGATGCCCCCGCTGTTATAAAAAATATGGTAAAAGCTTCATGGCATTGCGGCGTAGGCCCCATGGCCTCGGTAGCGGGAGCGGTGGCAGAGACCGCGGGTAAAAGGCTTTTGCGTTTAAGCTGTCAGGTTATTGTAGAAAATGGCGGAGATATTTTTATGCTGTCGTCAAAAAGCCGGACAATAGGAATATATGCCGGGCCCGCGTCAGCTTTTAAAGATAAATTAGTTATCAGGATAGAACCTGAAGATACCCCGTGCGGTATATGCACATCCAGCGCGACCGTAGGGCATAGCTTGAGTTTTGGCAAAGCGGACGCGGTCGTCGTGGTATCGCCTTCGGCATCCCTGGCTGACGCCTGCGCCACGGCCTTGTGCAATAAGGTCAAGTCGGAAAAAGATATCGGCAGTGTTATAAGATACGGCAAGTCGCTAAAGGGTATTACAGGCATACTGATCGTCATAAACGACAAATTAGGCGCCTGGGGCAATATAAGACTTGCGCACTAG
- a CDS encoding phosphoenolpyruvate carboxykinase (GTP), whose product MVKHKMLNNWVKECVKLCKPDTIVWVDGSERMKKELEDQAVASGEFIRLNQKKLPGCLLHRTALDDVARTENLTFICTSTRKAAGPTNNWMPPDEAYAKASKILSGSMKGRAMYIIPFSMGPIGSEFSKIGIEITDSIYVVLNMYIMTRVGDKVLEQLGESGVFTKCLHGKADLDIKRRMILHIPQDNAIWSVGSGYGGNVLLGKKCLSLRIASYQAQKEGWLAEHMLIMGIEQPNGRIDYIAAAFPSACGKTNLAMLVPSDGMKKKGYKVWTVGDDIAWMRVDSDGRLWAINPEWGFFGVAPGTNRKTNPNAVETISKNTIFTNVLLRNDNTVWWEDGDDPEPKEGIDWRGFPWHPGMLDDEGNVLKGAHANSRFTAPAIQCPSISYRLEQHHGVPISAIIFGGRRAQVAPLVYESFDWQHGVYLGATMASERTAAQYGKQGEVRRDPMAMLPFCGYNMSKYFKHWLDMGKKMAKPPRIFHANWFRRDNKGNFIWPGYGENLRVLEWILNRCNGNAKAKKSPIGYLPYAKDLDISGLKLKDGAIKELFEINPLQWKQELESQKDFLDAFGRDLPKELLKEHAALKKRLDF is encoded by the coding sequence ATGGTTAAGCATAAAATGCTGAATAATTGGGTCAAAGAATGCGTGAAGTTATGTAAGCCGGATACGATTGTTTGGGTTGACGGTTCGGAACGGATGAAAAAAGAGCTTGAAGACCAGGCGGTGGCGTCAGGAGAGTTTATCCGGCTTAACCAAAAAAAATTACCCGGCTGTCTTTTGCACAGGACTGCTTTAGACGATGTCGCGCGCACCGAAAACCTTACGTTTATTTGCACTTCTACCCGTAAAGCGGCAGGCCCTACGAACAACTGGATGCCGCCTGATGAGGCCTACGCAAAAGCGTCAAAGATATTATCCGGTTCCATGAAAGGGCGCGCTATGTATATAATCCCCTTTTCAATGGGCCCTATCGGTTCGGAATTCAGTAAAATAGGTATTGAGATAACTGACAGTATATACGTTGTCCTCAATATGTATATTATGACCAGGGTAGGCGATAAGGTTTTGGAACAGCTGGGAGAGAGCGGGGTATTTACAAAATGCCTGCACGGTAAAGCGGACTTGGACATTAAGCGCCGCATGATACTGCATATACCGCAGGATAATGCCATATGGAGCGTTGGCTCGGGCTATGGCGGTAACGTATTATTAGGCAAAAAATGCCTGTCTCTTCGTATAGCCAGCTATCAGGCCCAAAAGGAGGGTTGGTTGGCGGAACACATGCTAATAATGGGGATTGAACAACCGAATGGCCGCATAGATTATATAGCGGCCGCGTTTCCCAGCGCTTGCGGCAAAACAAATCTCGCTATGCTTGTCCCCTCGGATGGAATGAAGAAAAAGGGGTATAAGGTATGGACGGTGGGTGATGATATCGCCTGGATGAGGGTGGATTCGGACGGACGCCTTTGGGCGATAAACCCTGAATGGGGTTTTTTTGGGGTCGCTCCCGGTACTAACAGGAAGACAAATCCCAACGCGGTTGAGACAATAAGCAAGAATACTATATTTACGAACGTGCTTTTAAGAAACGATAATACTGTCTGGTGGGAGGATGGCGATGACCCGGAGCCGAAGGAAGGCATAGACTGGAGAGGTTTTCCGTGGCATCCGGGCATGCTTGATGATGAAGGCAATGTGTTAAAAGGCGCCCATGCTAACAGCAGATTTACGGCGCCGGCTATTCAATGCCCATCCATATCATACCGCTTGGAACAGCACCATGGTGTGCCCATATCAGCTATTATATTTGGCGGCCGAAGGGCGCAGGTAGCCCCTCTCGTATATGAATCGTTTGATTGGCAGCATGGCGTATATTTAGGCGCTACCATGGCATCGGAACGCACGGCCGCCCAATACGGCAAACAAGGCGAGGTAAGGCGCGATCCTATGGCAATGCTGCCATTCTGCGGTTATAATATGTCAAAATATTTTAAGCATTGGCTTGATATGGGGAAAAAGATGGCAAAACCTCCGAGGATATTTCACGCTAATTGGTTCAGGCGGGACAACAAAGGTAATTTTATCTGGCCTGGTTATGGAGAAAATTTGCGTGTTCTGGAGTGGATACTTAATAGGTGTAATGGTAATGCGAAGGCTAAGAAAAGCCCTATAGGATATTTACCGTATGCCAAAGACTTGGATATATCGGGGCTTAAACTCAAAGACGGCGCCATCAAAGAGCTGTTTGAAATAAATCCGCTTCAATGGAAGCAGGAGCTGGAATCCCAGAAAGATTTTTTAGACGCTTTTGGCAGAGACCTGCCCAAGGAGCTTTTGAAAGAGCACGCCGCGCTTAAAAAACGGCTTGATTTTTAA
- a CDS encoding GatB/YqeY domain-containing protein yields MLKDRIDSDLKNALKNRDAATVSTLRFLKSAMQNLSIEKRKELDDEDVISVIKRQIKQRRDSIEGFRQGNRMDLVEKEQLEINILSVYLPKSLSMEELLLIVKESMAEVKAASVKDMGNVIKCVLSKTKGAADASMVSSITKAELSKIE; encoded by the coding sequence ATGCTTAAAGACAGGATAGATAGCGACTTGAAAAACGCCTTAAAAAACAGGGATGCCGCGACAGTGTCAACGTTAAGGTTCCTTAAATCCGCCATGCAGAACCTTTCTATTGAAAAAAGAAAAGAGCTTGATGATGAAGACGTCATATCCGTTATCAAGAGACAGATTAAACAGAGAAGGGATTCTATAGAGGGTTTTCGTCAGGGCAATCGCATGGATTTGGTGGAAAAAGAGCAATTGGAGATAAACATACTGTCCGTTTACCTGCCTAAATCGTTAAGTATGGAGGAGCTGCTGCTTATTGTCAAGGAATCTATGGCCGAAGTCAAGGCGGCTTCCGTTAAGGATATGGGTAATGTTATCAAGTGTGTGTTGTCTAAGACAAAAGGCGCCGCCGATGCCTCCATGGTAAGTTCCATTACAAAAGCGGAACTTTCAAAGATAGAGTGA
- a CDS encoding STAS domain-containing protein: MKKKILGMIGTLEIELKGTDDIAILELSGQIDSYTAEVITNIIDSHINKGNLKIIADLTNIDYLDSAGLGAFINAKTRLGTNKGELRLVGLKGKAKEVFDMACLTDFFKIFESREQAFENF, encoded by the coding sequence ATGAAAAAGAAAATACTGGGCATGATTGGCACGTTGGAGATAGAGCTCAAAGGCACCGATGACATTGCCATACTTGAGCTTTCCGGACAGATAGACAGCTACACGGCCGAGGTTATCACGAATATCATAGACTCCCATATAAATAAAGGCAATCTCAAGATCATAGCGGACCTGACCAATATTGATTACCTTGACAGCGCCGGATTAGGCGCTTTCATAAACGCTAAAACCAGGCTTGGGACAAATAAAGGCGAGCTCCGGCTGGTAGGGCTTAAGGGAAAAGCGAAAGAGGTTTTTGACATGGCTTGCCTTACAGATTTTTTCAAGATATTTGAAAGCCGCGAACAGGCATTTGAGAATTTTTAA
- a CDS encoding GAF and ANTAR domain-containing protein yields the protein MDKRPKKRKPKSLSYKKQIETISRISEAIASNLYLEDILKLIVTVTAEVMSSKICSLLLIDEEKGKLSVKATQSVSEAYNKKPDLSLGEGIAGKVALSGVPVISRDVRNDPRYNNVEIAKKEGLCSLLCVPLKVKNKIIGVLNLYTSQEHDFTESEIRILATVASQAAVVIENSQLLIKTKIIQEELASRKAIERAKGILMKTQACSEDEAFSRIQKLAMNTRRPMRDIAEAIILAQRVG from the coding sequence ATGGATAAGAGACCTAAGAAAAGAAAGCCCAAAAGCCTGTCTTACAAGAAACAGATAGAGACTATTTCCAGGATCAGCGAAGCGATAGCGTCTAATCTGTATCTTGAAGATATCCTTAAGCTCATAGTAACCGTAACGGCCGAGGTGATGAGCTCAAAGATATGTTCGCTCTTGCTTATAGACGAGGAAAAAGGCAAATTGTCCGTTAAGGCAACCCAGTCGGTAAGCGAGGCGTATAACAAAAAGCCCGACCTGTCTTTAGGCGAAGGCATAGCAGGTAAAGTGGCGCTTTCGGGTGTGCCTGTTATCTCAAGGGATGTGAGAAATGACCCCAGATACAATAATGTGGAGATAGCCAAGAAAGAAGGCCTTTGTTCGCTTTTATGTGTCCCGCTTAAGGTAAAAAATAAGATAATAGGTGTTTTAAATTTATATACTTCGCAGGAGCATGATTTTACCGAGTCGGAGATAAGGATACTTGCCACTGTTGCCAGCCAGGCGGCCGTGGTAATAGAAAATTCACAGCTTTTGATAAAAACTAAGATCATCCAGGAGGAGCTTGCCTCGCGTAAGGCAATTGAGCGGGCAAAGGGAATATTAATGAAAACACAGGCCTGCAGCGAAGACGAAGCGTTTTCCAGGATACAAAAACTGGCGATGAATACGCGCCGGCCGATGCGGGATATAGCTGAGGCAATTATTCTGGCGCAAAGGGTCGGATAA
- the mnmG gene encoding tRNA uridine-5-carboxymethylaminomethyl(34) synthesis enzyme MnmG has translation MTRYDIIVIGAGHAGAEAALVCARMGHKSLLLTMNKARMAYMPCNPSIGGVGKGQLVKEIDALGGEMAKAADFAGIHFKILNKSHGPAVWSSRVQVDRHRYSEYMSGKLCSEKNLIIIEDEACALSFDGGKTCLVRTACSGSISAGAVILTPGTFLNGIIHIGLDHEAGGCYKEPASIELSLSLKKLGLEIATLKTGTTPRVKKDSIDFSGLTPQYGDEQPVAFSFSTKNSPVNRIVCHMTHTNQRTHDIIRKNLTRSPLFTGIIKSKGVRYCPSIEDKVVKFPQRSSHHVFLEPEGLDTDWYYPNGLSTSLPLDVQEDILHSIKGLEAAKIVMPGYGIEYEFVQPTELMPTLQVKKMPNLFLAGQINGTTGYEEAAAQGLMAGINAVLKIENKSPLILSRQESYIGVLIDDLVTKGTDEPYRMFTSRAEYRLLLREDNADVRLRHYGHRLGLVLQQELAESQEKDRLIKNAVDCLSRKRVFPGERINGLLEGLGMPELKKPISALELLRRPQIRYFHIKELNLSPDGIPPAHEAVIETVIKYEGFINRQQICVKKMQDIEKINLPSELDYMNIPGLSSEIIQKLQRIRPVSLGQASRISGITPSAVMILMVYLKKYKARKLA, from the coding sequence ATGACGCGATACGATATAATTGTTATAGGTGCCGGCCATGCCGGCGCAGAGGCGGCCTTGGTATGCGCGCGCATGGGGCATAAAAGCCTTTTGCTTACAATGAACAAGGCCAGGATGGCCTATATGCCGTGCAATCCTTCCATAGGAGGCGTTGGCAAAGGACAGCTTGTTAAGGAAATAGACGCTCTGGGAGGCGAGATGGCAAAAGCGGCTGATTTTGCCGGCATCCATTTTAAAATCTTGAATAAAAGCCACGGGCCCGCCGTGTGGTCTTCCAGGGTTCAGGTTGACAGGCACAGGTATTCTGAATACATGAGCGGTAAGCTTTGTTCAGAAAAAAACCTTATTATAATAGAGGATGAGGCATGCGCTCTTTCATTTGACGGCGGCAAAACATGCCTGGTACGGACTGCCTGTTCCGGGTCAATTTCTGCCGGCGCAGTCATCCTGACTCCGGGGACATTTTTAAACGGTATTATACATATCGGCCTTGACCATGAAGCAGGCGGATGCTATAAGGAACCGGCATCAATAGAATTAAGCCTGTCATTAAAGAAGCTTGGCCTTGAGATAGCAACGCTTAAAACAGGAACAACTCCGCGCGTCAAAAAAGACAGCATAGATTTTTCCGGACTGACGCCGCAATATGGAGATGAGCAACCTGTTGCGTTTTCTTTTTCAACAAAGAACAGTCCTGTCAACAGGATTGTCTGCCACATGACCCATACCAATCAGAGGACGCATGATATAATAAGAAAAAATCTGACTCGTTCACCGCTTTTTACCGGCATTATAAAATCTAAAGGGGTCAGGTATTGCCCGTCCATTGAGGACAAGGTGGTCAAATTTCCGCAGAGGTCGTCACACCACGTGTTTTTGGAACCGGAAGGCCTTGACACGGATTGGTATTATCCAAACGGTTTATCAACAAGCCTGCCGCTTGATGTTCAGGAGGATATTTTGCATTCTATAAAGGGTCTGGAAGCGGCAAAAATTGTGATGCCCGGTTATGGCATAGAATATGAATTTGTCCAGCCCACGGAACTTATGCCGACTTTACAGGTAAAAAAAATGCCGAATCTTTTTCTGGCAGGCCAGATAAACGGTACCACCGGTTATGAAGAGGCTGCTGCCCAGGGGCTTATGGCCGGGATAAATGCCGTTCTTAAAATAGAGAATAAAAGCCCGTTGATACTGTCAAGGCAAGAGAGTTATATAGGTGTTTTGATAGATGATCTGGTTACAAAAGGTACGGATGAACCTTATCGCATGTTTACGTCCAGGGCGGAATACAGGCTTTTACTGCGTGAAGACAACGCCGATGTGCGCCTTAGGCATTATGGCCACAGGCTGGGCCTTGTCTTGCAACAGGAACTTGCCGAGTCGCAGGAAAAAGACAGGCTGATAAAAAACGCGGTGGATTGCCTCTCCCGCAAAAGGGTATTTCCCGGGGAGAGGATTAATGGTCTGCTGGAAGGACTTGGTATGCCGGAGCTTAAAAAACCGATATCAGCCTTGGAATTATTACGCCGTCCGCAGATAAGATATTTTCATATAAAGGAACTTAATCTTTCGCCCGACGGCATTCCCCCGGCGCATGAAGCGGTAATAGAGACGGTAATAAAATACGAAGGTTTTATAAACAGGCAGCAGATATGCGTTAAAAAGATGCAAGATATTGAAAAGATAAATTTACCCTCTGAACTTGACTATATGAACATACCCGGGCTTTCCTCGGAAATTATCCAGAAATTGCAAAGGATAAGGCCCGTTTCGCTCGGACAGGCGTCGCGTATATCAGGCATTACGCCTTCGGCAGTTATGATACTTATGGTATATTTAAAAAAGTATAAAGCCCGGAAATTAGCTTGA
- a CDS encoding CPBP family intramembrane metalloprotease codes for MAVNLRDKGVNPVYFILCLLMLALWVNVSAIRAGHKTLVMFLPFFAGLTAFLFQSLCDKKPILWLYSKSYPYRKLKAYGWISSFLMFEFILVWGMHTGQISFNGWDPVIINVLLAGAIIHYHLFVRMKISLRFLFLGIFVPLAATGLTLGLGSYFKVLTFVLPGDKIGNIVFTNSMYWVIVSIFFQAVCEEPAFRGYLMQKFLYKTEAHAIIISSVCYALWRTSFSLFDGNGMDEIIILFIGNFITGSIFAVLFLKSRNLLAPIICHGIVNGIWRSFFAFENNPGIGQYIEFVSPKAIFQFTILWYACLLIGLLLLLSIPRKKIFT; via the coding sequence ATGGCTGTTAATTTGCGTGATAAGGGTGTAAATCCGGTTTATTTTATATTGTGCTTGTTAATGCTGGCACTTTGGGTTAACGTGTCCGCAATCAGGGCAGGCCATAAGACCCTGGTCATGTTTTTGCCTTTTTTTGCCGGCCTGACGGCATTTTTATTCCAATCTCTCTGCGATAAAAAACCTATATTGTGGCTGTATTCCAAAAGTTATCCTTATAGAAAACTTAAGGCATACGGCTGGATAAGCTCTTTTTTGATGTTTGAATTTATCCTTGTATGGGGCATGCATACGGGGCAGATATCTTTTAACGGCTGGGACCCGGTTATTATAAACGTTTTGCTTGCAGGGGCCATAATCCATTACCATCTGTTTGTCAGGATGAAAATAAGCCTTAGGTTTTTGTTCCTTGGGATATTTGTTCCTCTGGCGGCAACCGGCTTGACGCTCGGCCTGGGCAGTTATTTTAAAGTATTGACGTTTGTCTTGCCCGGCGACAAAATTGGGAATATCGTTTTTACCAATTCCATGTATTGGGTGATTGTATCAATTTTTTTTCAGGCCGTATGCGAAGAGCCCGCATTTAGAGGCTATCTGATGCAAAAGTTTCTTTACAAGACAGAGGCGCACGCTATTATTATTTCTTCGGTTTGTTACGCGTTATGGCGCACGTCATTTAGCCTGTTTGACGGAAACGGTATGGATGAGATAATAATATTGTTTATAGGTAATTTTATTACAGGTTCTATCTTCGCGGTTCTGTTTCTTAAGAGCAGGAATTTGCTGGCGCCTATTATATGCCATGGTATCGTAAACGGGATATGGAGGAGTTTTTTTGCTTTTGAAAACAATCCCGGCATAGGGCAATATATAGAGTTTGTCTCGCCGAAGGCGATTTTTCAGTTTACGATACTCTGGTATGCGTGTCTTTTGATCGGCCTGTTGCTGTTGCTGTCCATACCCCGTAAGAAAATTTTTACTTAA
- a CDS encoding 4Fe-4S dicluster domain-containing protein, protein MKKKRIVLYFPPQLIDKPIAYHLVKDYNLVFNILQAKITPNENGRMVLELSGKDKEYAQGIKFLQEQGIKIETLSRDVRRNDKRCTHCGACVAVCPTGALYVDRNTMEVIFDIEKCIACELCVSACPPRAMQTTL, encoded by the coding sequence ATGAAAAAGAAAAGGATAGTTTTATATTTTCCGCCTCAACTTATAGACAAGCCTATTGCCTACCATCTCGTCAAAGATTATAATCTGGTTTTCAACATATTGCAGGCAAAGATTACGCCGAATGAAAACGGGCGCATGGTACTTGAACTTAGCGGCAAAGACAAGGAGTATGCCCAGGGGATTAAATTTTTGCAGGAACAAGGGATTAAAATTGAAACATTGAGCAGGGATGTGCGCAGAAACGACAAGAGATGCACCCATTGCGGCGCCTGCGTTGCGGTATGCCCGACAGGAGCGCTTTATGTGGACAGAAACACCATGGAAGTGATATTTGATATTGAAAAATGTATAGCCTGCGAATTATGCGTTTCCGCGTGTCCGCCCCGCGCCATGCAGACAACCCTTTAA
- the leuS gene encoding leucine--tRNA ligase has product MSEKLYPFDDIEKKWQDYWLKMGLFRMDPKDAREKYYCLVMFPYPSGKLHVGHGRNYIIGDAIARYKIMKGYNVLSPMGWDAFGLPAENAAIKGGVHPKESTLNNIAAMKRQLSRWGAGYDWKREITSCLPDYYKWTQWIFLELFNKGLAYKKKASVNWCPSCNTVLANEQVVGGLCERCDSRVVDKDLEQWFFKITDYAQKLLDDLAGLASWPERVKTMQANWIGRSAGINIDFPVDGAGFNITCFTTRVDTIFGATYMVIAPEHPDLARLVENSGKKEEILEFIASARAESRVSRFADEAEKKGIFTGHYVINPVNKKRIPLWMANYVLMEYGTGAVMAVPAHDQRDFDFARKYHLEVKVVIDNPLAPGIAGKDMNAAYVEDGVMVNSGQFNALPNKAAAVKIADWMEAEGMGRRSVHYKLRDWLISRQRYWGAPIPIVYCSKCGIVAVPKKDLPVLLPDKVEFKPYGESPLAGIKDFVNTKCPKCGGNARREVDTMDTFVDSSWYFLRYLSPKNEEGAFDKDIVDRWLPVDQYIGGVEHAILHLLYSRFITKVLADLGHIGFKEPFKALFTQGMIIKDGAKMSKSKGNVVSPDELVINYGADTVRLYTLFIGPPEKDAEWNDRAVEGAYRFLGRLWKLVSQTGAGIAPVKNNPGPGDKRLECKMHQTIKKVTKDMEVDFKFNTAISAVMELANDAHFAVENGDTYYFKDVITSIVLLLSPFVPHIAEELWQRLGNRPSVFNHPWPVFDDSKTREETLTIAVMINGKLRSKIEINDTASEDQVGAAALADSKIGRCMGSACAKKVIVVAKKLVNIVI; this is encoded by the coding sequence ATGAGTGAAAAGTTATATCCCTTTGATGATATTGAAAAAAAATGGCAGGATTATTGGCTTAAGATGGGCCTTTTTCGCATGGATCCAAAGGATGCCAGGGAAAAATATTATTGCCTTGTGATGTTCCCTTATCCTTCCGGCAAACTGCATGTCGGACACGGCAGAAATTATATTATAGGCGATGCCATAGCCCGATACAAGATCATGAAAGGTTATAATGTGCTTTCTCCGATGGGCTGGGATGCCTTCGGCCTTCCGGCTGAAAATGCCGCTATTAAGGGCGGGGTGCACCCGAAGGAGTCAACACTTAATAATATTGCCGCCATGAAGAGGCAGCTTTCCCGCTGGGGCGCGGGTTATGACTGGAAGCGTGAGATAACGTCATGCCTGCCCGATTACTATAAATGGACGCAGTGGATATTTCTGGAATTATTTAATAAAGGGCTTGCCTATAAAAAAAAGGCGTCCGTAAACTGGTGCCCTTCATGCAATACCGTGCTTGCCAATGAGCAGGTGGTAGGCGGCCTTTGCGAGCGTTGCGACAGCAGGGTTGTGGATAAAGACCTGGAGCAGTGGTTTTTTAAGATAACGGATTATGCCCAGAAGCTTTTAGATGACCTGGCAGGCCTGGCGTCCTGGCCTGAAAGGGTCAAGACAATGCAGGCCAATTGGATAGGCAGGAGCGCGGGTATAAATATTGATTTTCCGGTTGACGGCGCGGGCTTTAACATTACCTGTTTTACTACGAGAGTTGATACTATTTTTGGCGCCACGTATATGGTGATTGCTCCCGAGCATCCGGATTTGGCAAGGTTGGTTGAAAACAGCGGCAAAAAAGAGGAGATTCTGGAATTCATAGCTTCGGCAAGGGCAGAATCCAGGGTGTCGCGATTTGCGGATGAGGCGGAAAAGAAAGGAATATTTACAGGCCATTATGTTATCAACCCTGTTAATAAAAAAAGGATACCTCTTTGGATGGCTAATTATGTGCTTATGGAATACGGCACGGGGGCTGTTATGGCTGTGCCCGCGCACGACCAAAGAGATTTTGATTTCGCAAGAAAATATCATTTGGAGGTAAAGGTTGTCATAGATAACCCGCTCGCGCCCGGGATCGCGGGAAAAGATATGAATGCCGCGTATGTTGAAGACGGAGTCATGGTTAATTCCGGTCAGTTTAACGCTTTGCCTAACAAGGCGGCTGCTGTCAAAATTGCCGACTGGATGGAGGCTGAAGGCATGGGGCGCAGGTCTGTTCATTATAAATTAAGGGATTGGCTGATATCAAGACAGCGTTATTGGGGAGCCCCTATACCCATTGTTTATTGCAGTAAATGCGGTATTGTGGCTGTTCCAAAAAAAGACTTGCCCGTATTACTTCCAGACAAGGTGGAATTCAAGCCTTATGGCGAATCGCCACTGGCCGGCATCAAGGATTTCGTAAATACAAAGTGCCCCAAGTGCGGCGGCAATGCCCGGCGCGAGGTTGACACAATGGATACTTTTGTTGATTCAAGCTGGTATTTTTTGCGCTATCTGTCGCCTAAAAACGAAGAGGGCGCTTTTGATAAGGACATTGTTGACAGATGGCTTCCGGTTGACCAGTATATCGGCGGCGTAGAGCACGCAATACTGCATTTATTATATTCCAGGTTTATCACCAAGGTTTTGGCCGATCTCGGACACATTGGTTTTAAGGAGCCCTTTAAGGCGTTGTTTACACAAGGCATGATAATAAAAGACGGGGCTAAGATGTCAAAATCAAAAGGAAATGTTGTCTCCCCTGATGAGTTAGTCATAAATTATGGCGCGGATACGGTCAGACTCTACACTTTGTTTATAGGCCCGCCTGAAAAAGACGCCGAATGGAATGACAGGGCGGTGGAGGGCGCTTACAGGTTTTTAGGGCGCCTATGGAAATTGGTATCGCAGACAGGCGCCGGTATCGCGCCTGTAAAAAATAATCCCGGACCGGGTGACAAGAGGCTTGAGTGCAAGATGCATCAGACGATAAAAAAGGTTACAAAAGACATGGAAGTGGATTTTAAGTTCAATACGGCCATAAGCGCTGTTATGGAGCTTGCCAATGATGCTCATTTCGCCGTGGAAAACGGCGATACATATTATTTCAAAGACGTTATTACCAGTATTGTTCTTTTGTTATCGCCTTTTGTGCCGCACATAGCTGAAGAGCTGTGGCAGAGGCTTGGTAACAGGCCGAGCGTTTTTAACCACCCATGGCCGGTTTTTGATGATTCCAAGACCAGGGAAGAGACCCTTACGATTGCTGTAATGATTAACGGAAAACTGCGGTCTAAAATTGAAATCAATGACACGGCATCTGAAGATCAGGTTGGGGCCGCCGCATTGGCTGATAGCAAGATTGGCCGATGCATGGGATCTGCTTGCGCGAAAAAGGTCATTGTTGTTGCTAAAAAATTGGTGAATATAGTAATTTAA